From Polyangia bacterium, one genomic window encodes:
- a CDS encoding sigma-70 family RNA polymerase sigma factor — translation MDHPLAPDPRPDLATIYRRHADAVATWARRMGGPELDVEDLVHEVFLVVQRRLPEWRGEAKITTWLYEITLRVVQDRRRRRHFWRGLGGGNGSRAGRVGDDELDRIAADQAGPVDTLEKREATAALYRILDGVAEKYRTVIVLFEIEGLSGEQIATLTGTSLANVWIRLHRGREKVLKRFLVWEAKGRP, via the coding sequence ATGGACCATCCCCTCGCCCCTGACCCTCGCCCCGATCTGGCGACGATCTATCGCCGCCACGCCGATGCGGTGGCGACGTGGGCGCGACGGATGGGCGGCCCCGAGCTGGACGTCGAGGACCTGGTGCACGAGGTGTTTCTGGTGGTGCAGCGCCGCCTGCCCGAGTGGCGCGGCGAAGCCAAGATCACCACCTGGCTCTATGAGATCACTTTGCGGGTGGTCCAGGATCGCCGCCGCCGCCGGCATTTTTGGCGCGGGCTGGGAGGCGGCAACGGATCGCGCGCCGGTCGGGTTGGCGACGATGAACTCGATCGCATCGCCGCCGATCAGGCGGGGCCGGTGGACACTCTGGAAAAGCGCGAGGCGACCGCCGCGCTTTATCGCATCCTGGACGGGGTCGCCGAAAAATATCGCACGGTGATCGTGCTGTTCGAGATCGAGGGGCTAAGCGGCGAGCAGATCGCCACGCTGACCGGTACGTCGCTGGCCAACGTCTGGATCCGGCTGCACCGGGGGCGGGAAAAAGTCTTGAAGAGATTTTTGGTCTGGGAGGCGAAGGGAAGGCCATGA